aataatatgttatatgtcaattaaaccTCAGtacagtttttttcccccctcaaccTACCTAGCTCACTGGTAAGCACACCAAGAGCTTTGGGATTATCCTAGTTGGCCCCTGGGCTCTTCTGCCTGAGGAGCTTCTAGCACAGCAATTTACTTATGCCCTTGAGCCTCCATATCCCTTATATAAAAATTTGGGAACATGACATCAACTGATTGTCCTATCAAATCAAGGAGAAAGCAGTAATGAAAGTACCTGGTTGTaattaagcacttaaaaaaaaagtgaatataatttgatgaatatttatgtttcttaaaCACAGcagtggaaggagaaaggagactgTTGAGAACTGAAGGAACAAGGGAAATTAGAGCAACGGTGGATGGATTGATGTAGCCTTTCAAAGATTCTTGTAGGACCATGATTTCTTATATCATggaactaacttttaaaaaaatgtatgttgaattactgattctctctctctctttctctttaggATACTTTCGGAGAGCTACAATGGAAAAGTCCTGGATGCTGTGGAACTTTGTTGAAAGATGGCTAATAGCCTTGGCTTCATGGTCTTGGGCTCTTTGCCGTATTTCTCTTTTACCTTTAATAGTGACTTTTCATCTGTATGGAGGCATTATCTTACTTTTGTTGATATTCGTATCAATAGCAGGTATTCTATATAAATTCCAGGATGTATTGCTTTATTTTCCAGAACAGCCATCTTCGTCACGCCTTTATGTTCCCATGCCCACTGGTATTccacatgaaaacattttcatcagaACCAAAGATGGAGTGCGTCTAAATCTTATATTGATCAGATACACTGGAGACAATTCACCTTATTCCCcaactataatttattttcatgggAATGCAGGCAACATAGGTCACAGGTTACCAAATGCATTGCTTATGTTGGTTAACCTCAAAGTTAATCTTTTGCTTGTTGATTATCGAGGATATGGGAAAAGCGAAGGAGAAGCAAGTGAAGAAGGACTCTACCTAGATTCTGAAGCTGTGTTAGACTATGTGATGACTA
This DNA window, taken from Canis lupus familiaris isolate Mischka breed German Shepherd chromosome 22, alternate assembly UU_Cfam_GSD_1.0, whole genome shotgun sequence, encodes the following:
- the ABHD13 gene encoding protein ABHD13, with the protein product MEKSWMLWNFVERWLIALASWSWALCRISLLPLIVTFHLYGGIILLLLIFVSIAGILYKFQDVLLYFPEQPSSSRLYVPMPTGIPHENIFIRTKDGVRLNLILIRYTGDNSPYSPTIIYFHGNAGNIGHRLPNALLMLVNLKVNLLLVDYRGYGKSEGEASEEGLYLDSEAVLDYVMTRPDLDKTKIFLFGRSLGGAVAIHLASENSHRISAIMVENTFLSIPHMASTLFSFFPMRYLPLWCYKNKFLSYRKISQCRMPSLFISGLSDQLIPPVMMKQLYELSPSRTKRLAIFPDGTHNDTWQCQGYFTALEQFIKEVIKSHSPEEMAKTSSNVTII